Part of the Methanobacterium bryantii genome, TTTTCGATTGCGTTTTTAGTGGTTAAAATTTCTTTTTCTCATATTTGGAGAATCTTTATAAAGTAATGTATCTGCGAAAATAAAAACATTAGTAGAATATTTAATTCCAATCATATTAAATAACAAAAGAATAATTATTATTAAGTGAAGTATGCCTGTCATTTATACAAATATGAAGTTATATTTAATTAAATTAGATATGGAAGATTTAATGGGATTAATTAGATTAATAATGTGATTATCATTTGGGAAAAAGATTATACTCTCAAATTTAAGTTTAGGTGATCTAATGAATATAAAACATTTTATTTCATTTGTTTTGTTATTTATAATTGTTATTTCTTTATTATCTGGCATTGCTACTGCTTCAGATCAAAAGGGAAGAAGTTATTCTATTCCTTCTGCGAGTATTGATCTTTTTGTGGAAGAAAATGGTAATCTTCATGTAAAAGAAAAAATTCATTATTCATTTATAGGGACATATAATGGTGTTTATCGTGATATACCTATCAAATCTGGAGAAAAGTTAGCGAATCTAAAGGTATATGCTGAAGGTGCATATTGCTCTTATAATGTTACCAATCGTATGGACGAGAAGTCTATAAAGATTTTTCTTTACTCTGATCCTCAAAAGAGTGCTCCCATAAATGATAGGGATGTAGATGTTTTTATAGAATATGATTTTGTTAATGTAATAAAAATTTACAACGATGTTGCTGAACTCCAGTATAAACTATGGGGGGAAGGATGGGAACAGGATGTAGGCCATTTAACGGCTAATATTCATTTAAAATCAAATAATGGAGTACAATACTGGTTAAATCCCCCATATCTCGTCCAAAATACTACGTGGCATAATCAAACCCTGAGTATCACTACTAAACCTATTTATTCAGCTAATTGGTTTGAGTTATTGATGGCCATACCTTCTAATCAGTTTTTAAATAGTACTCCCTATGCACTGCGGTTTAAATCAGATATACGTGGATACCTTGAAATTACCCAGAAAAATTATGAAAATGAATTAAATTTTAAAACAAAAGTATACTCTTTACTTACAATTCTAATAATTTTATGTGCACTTTTTCCATTATTCATCTATTTTAAATTTGGCAGGGAGCCAAAAATTGATTATCTAAATGAATATGAGAGAGATTTGCCTTCTAATGATCCTCCTGCAGTTATAAATGCTTTATATGGCAGTGAATTAGTTGGAGATCCAGATATAAATGGATTTAGGGCGACAATAATGGATTTAATAGATAGGGATTATTTAAGATTTAATGAGGATCCTTCAAATGATGAAAATTCTCTTGCCCTCAAAATAACATATAAAGATCCATCGAAACTTAAAAATTTTGAAAGAGATGTCTTTGAATTCTTTAAAAAATTTGAGGAAGATCGTATTGTAAATTTAAATAAATTAAAAGACGAATTAAAAAAGAAAGAAAATGCAAAAATTTTCATGCATTTTTATCTTAATTGGAAATATCATTTAAAAGAAGAATTATTAGATGATGAAACAGTTAAAAAAGTATTTCATAAAAAGGGAAATAGATATCTGAAGATATATGGATTGATAGGATTAGAGGCAGCTTTCTTCCTGGTATTTTTAATGGGGGATAATATCCCTGCAGCTATATATGCTAAATATGCTGCAATTATTCTGGGAATCGTCGCAATAATCTCTTTGATTACTCCTGCAAAAATCCCTGGACAATGGACAGATTACGGCAGGTTAAATTATGAGAAATGGAAAAAATTTAAAAGATATTTAAAAGAATTCAGTATGATAAAAAAACACACTCCGGAGTCTATTGAAGTATGGAATAAATATCTTGTTTATGCCACTGCATTTGGAATAGCAGCTGAGGTTATAATGGACATGGAAGAGATTTTTCCTCTAGATCAACTAGCTAGGAGTGCCATGTATAATTTCCATTATTGGGGTGGTTTTAATGCTATTTATATTGGAACGAATAGTGGTATGAGCGTTGGTTACGCTAATGTTGGAGGCGGTGCGGGAGGTGGCTCTGGAGGGGGTGGAGGAGGAGCTTTTTAAACTAAGCTTCTTTGAAATAATTTTAATTAATCATTTGATTGTTTAACGCCTCTTTAATTTTCTTATTCTTAGTTAAAGTAGTCTTTAAAAGCTCATCGAAGGTATTTGGCAGTTCTTTTTCCAGTATTTTAACACCTTCTTCTGTAATGCCCCCTTTTGTGGCTACTCGTGAAATTACCTCTTCAAAACCCATATTTCCTTCATAAAGAAGTTTTGCAGTCCCATAAAGAGTCTTTATAACCATGTCTTGGGTTTCGGCAGGGGTAAAATTACTATTTTCAGCGCCTGCTTCGGCAAATTTCATGAAGATCTCTGCAATGAATGCAGGAGCGCAGCTTGTTAAATCAGATCCTGCTTCAAAATTTTCTTCATCAATGATTTTTACATCACTAATTGAGCTGAAGAGATTATTTACAAAATCTGCTTCTTTTTCAGTTACTTCCTCGTTGTGACAGATAAGAGAAACACCTTCATTAACTTTGGAGGTTAGACTAGGTATGACTTTGGTAATTTTCCCTGGAAATGCACCTTCCACATTCTCCATGGTTAAAGCTGCTGCAATGTATGTAATATGGGAATCTCCTGAAATTTCATCTTTCACTTCTTCAATTACTTCTTTTACTGCAGATGTACCTACAAAAATGAATATTTTACGACATTTTCCTGCTAAATATGCATTGTTATCTGTAATTTCAATTTCAGGATATTTTTTTTTAATATCCTCCAGTTTACTCTTTGTTCTATTTGAAACAATTATTTCATCAGGTTTTATAACATTCGAAGATAGGAGACCTTCTATGATCATGCTTCCCATACTTCCATAACCTATAAATCCAATTTTAGACATTAAATTCCCTCTTTTAATTTAATTGAGTAGTTCTATAAATTTATTTTCTTTAAATATACTAAATTTAAGTTTTCAGTTAATTTTTCAGTTTTAAATTCTTTATAACCAAGCTTTTGATATAATTTTAGATTCTTCCCACTTTTATGACCTGTAATAAGCTCAAATTTTCCACAATTCTTGAAAATTCTCTCTATTTCCCTCATTAAATTTGTTCCAATTCCTTGATTCTGAAAATCAGGATGGACTATGAGTTTTCCAATGTAGCATGTTTTAGGATCAATTAGTAATGCTCTTACTGATCCAATTATCTTCTCATTTTCCACTACCTTAAGGAACACGTGGTTTTCAAATTCTTCTTCTACTTCTTTTAATGTTTGAACTAGAGGGGGAAATATTAAAATCATTATAAAGCTCAGCTTCGCTTTTATATGCCAGTTTCTGTAATTGAAGTATTTCTTCCAGATCTGAAAATTCAGCTTTTTTAGTTATCATTTTTAACCAACTTTACTAACTAATTTCAAGTTAATAATGTATTAAATGCATTGAAAAATTGATAAAAATTGGGCAATAAATTGACTTAACATTATTATTTAAAATGGAATATATGGAATTTCTTAAAGATCATCTAGATCCTTTAAATGATTTAGTTGGGTTTAGATTCTGCACATAATTTATACTTATTGTATAATTTCAGATTCGCAATTGTAAAATAATTAAAGTATAATTAAAATAAGTAGTATATTTTTTATTTGATCCATCTTTAGAATCTATACTTTTTGACTGTTATCATGCATAAATTACTATGATTTGTAGAACCCAATTTTAAGTTCCTATTTAATAATAAAATTATAAAGTTAATATGTGGTTATAATTTATATTAAGTTTTATTCCGTATAAATGGACATTTTATGTCAATTTAATATGGCATAAATATAATTAGGCTGCTAATTTTGTTTTATTTATAATTTGAATCTGTGATATGCCTCTAAATTTTTACATTTGGTAAAAGAAAAAATAGGTTAATATTCATTTTTATGTAATTTAACCAATTTTTAATGTATTTTCACGCAAAATACGTTTTTTTAAGCAAATTGGGGCTTATATTGTAAAAATTATAACGTTTATATGTAACGAATAATAATATATTATAATGTAGTAATACAAAATTTGGAAAATTTATTAAATGGAGTTAGTGACATATGTCGGATACAACAATTTTGATTGTTGAAGATGAAGCCATGACTGCAATGAATCTCCAAAATTGGTTTGAGTTTTGGGGATATAATGCCCCTCTCATAGCATGCTCCGAAAAAACAGCTCTTAAAAAAGTTCAGGAGATAAAAATAGACTTAGTACTCATAAACATAGAACTTGGAAATATGAATGGCCGAATAAATTTTGCTAAAAAAGTAGCTGATAATTTTGATACGGCCATTGTATATATAACCCCTTATTTCAATAATGAAATTATGCAGCATATGAGGGCTACAAAACCCTATGGATGTATATTTAAACCTCTTGAAGAAAATCAATTAAAATATACCGTTGAAAACGCTCTTTACAAAAGGAAAATATATAAAAGGTTTATTGCAAGTAAATAAGAAAAAATAATTATTTTTTTCTTCTTTTTTCAACATTTTTATTTAAATGAATTAATCTTTTCCATAATCCTATCACTCAAACTTTTTAGAAAAAGCCATCAAAAAAAATCTCCGATTTTTTTTGGGGCATGTGAAAATTTTCAATTTTCACGGCTGCAAATCAAAGATTTGCAAGCACTGAAAATCAGAGATTTTCGAGTGTTTGATCAAAAACTACAGATTAAAATGAATTAATCTTTTCCATAATCCGATCACTTAAAAATTCAGAGGATATAAAATCAGGATAGACTGGAAGTCTTTCGTCTAAAGATAGTCCCATTTCTTCTGTCATTTTTCTAAGATCTTCTAATTCGGGCCATGGAGCTTCTGGATTTACGAAGTCCCTTGTAAGCGGTGAAACTCCTCCCCAGTCATCAGCACCCGCAAGGAGAAATACCTGTGCATTATGATTATTTAAGTTTGGAGGGACTTGAACTCCAGTATTCGGGAATAAAAGCCGGGTTACAGCAACCATTTTTATCATTTCAATTACAGATGGTTCTTTCCATGATTCCATGGGGATCCCTTGTTTTGGCTTGAAATTTTGAATGATAATTTCCTGGATATGGCCGTATTTATCATTAATACGTTTTATTTCAAGGAGTGATTCAGCTCTTTCTTCTATTGTTTCCCCTATTCCGATAAGCAGTCCTGTTGTAAATGGAATGTTTAACTTTCCTGCATTTTCAATAGTTTTAATTCTCAGCTTTGGATCTTTTCCAGGGCTTTTCTCATGTACAATTGTTTTCATAAGTCTTTTACTTGTATTTTCAAGCATTAAACCCATAGATGCATTTACTTCATTTAATAATTCCAGTTCTTTCTTTTTTAGCACTCCTGGATTACTGTGAGGTAAAAGTCCTGTATTTTTTAGGGTTTCATCACAGATAAAATAAAGATAGTCTACCATATTTGAATACCCTTTATCTTCAAGCGCTGCTTTTACTTGCGAAGTTTCTTCAGGACGTTCTCCAAAGGTAAAAAGAGCTTCTTTGCAATTATATTTATCTCCTTCATTTAAAATATCAAAAATTTCCTGATAATTCATTAAAA contains:
- the cofG gene encoding 7,8-didemethyl-8-hydroxy-5-deazariboflavin synthase subunit CofG, which gives rise to MPEYSKEEIISLLNAKGKNILSLISTAESQRDNGTITYSKNVFLPLTDICRNECGYCTFKKTPDDKEARILMNYQEIFDILNEGDKYNCKEALFTFGERPEETSQVKAALEDKGYSNMVDYLYFICDETLKNTGLLPHSNPGVLKKKELELLNEVNASMGLMLENTSKRLMKTIVHEKSPGKDPKLRIKTIENAGKLNIPFTTGLLIGIGETIEERAESLLEIKRINDKYGHIQEIIIQNFKPKQGIPMESWKEPSVIEMIKMVAVTRLLFPNTGVQVPPNLNNHNAQVFLLAGADDWGGVSPLTRDFVNPEAPWPELEDLRKMTEEMGLSLDERLPVYPDFISSEFLSDRIMEKINSF
- a CDS encoding GNAT family N-acetyltransferase gives rise to the protein MILIFPPLVQTLKEVEEEFENHVFLKVVENEKIIGSVRALLIDPKTCYIGKLIVHPDFQNQGIGTNLMREIERIFKNCGKFELITGHKSGKNLKLYQKLGYKEFKTEKLTENLNLVYLKKINL
- a CDS encoding pyrroline-5-carboxylate reductase dimerization domain-containing protein, giving the protein MSKIGFIGYGSMGSMIIEGLLSSNVIKPDEIIVSNRTKSKLEDIKKKYPEIEITDNNAYLAGKCRKIFIFVGTSAVKEVIEEVKDEISGDSHITYIAAALTMENVEGAFPGKITKVIPSLTSKVNEGVSLICHNEEVTEKEADFVNNLFSSISDVKIIDEENFEAGSDLTSCAPAFIAEIFMKFAEAGAENSNFTPAETQDMVIKTLYGTAKLLYEGNMGFEEVISRVATKGGITEEGVKILEKELPNTFDELLKTTLTKNKKIKEALNNQMIN
- a CDS encoding response regulator; this translates as MSDTTILIVEDEAMTAMNLQNWFEFWGYNAPLIACSEKTALKKVQEIKIDLVLINIELGNMNGRINFAKKVADNFDTAIVYITPYFNNEIMQHMRATKPYGCIFKPLEENQLKYTVENALYKRKIYKRFIASK
- a CDS encoding DUF2207 domain-containing protein; this encodes MNIKHFISFVLLFIIVISLLSGIATASDQKGRSYSIPSASIDLFVEENGNLHVKEKIHYSFIGTYNGVYRDIPIKSGEKLANLKVYAEGAYCSYNVTNRMDEKSIKIFLYSDPQKSAPINDRDVDVFIEYDFVNVIKIYNDVAELQYKLWGEGWEQDVGHLTANIHLKSNNGVQYWLNPPYLVQNTTWHNQTLSITTKPIYSANWFELLMAIPSNQFLNSTPYALRFKSDIRGYLEITQKNYENELNFKTKVYSLLTILIILCALFPLFIYFKFGREPKIDYLNEYERDLPSNDPPAVINALYGSELVGDPDINGFRATIMDLIDRDYLRFNEDPSNDENSLALKITYKDPSKLKNFERDVFEFFKKFEEDRIVNLNKLKDELKKKENAKIFMHFYLNWKYHLKEELLDDETVKKVFHKKGNRYLKIYGLIGLEAAFFLVFLMGDNIPAAIYAKYAAIILGIVAIISLITPAKIPGQWTDYGRLNYEKWKKFKRYLKEFSMIKKHTPESIEVWNKYLVYATAFGIAAEVIMDMEEIFPLDQLARSAMYNFHYWGGFNAIYIGTNSGMSVGYANVGGGAGGGSGGGGGGAF